The bacterium YEK0313 genome includes a region encoding these proteins:
- the tam gene encoding Trans-aconitate 2-methyltransferase, with translation MDWSAKQYVKFEDERTRPARDLLAAVPTHDPRRVVDLGCGPGNTTELLLQRFPKAEIVGIDSSPDMVTNARARLRNISFEVADLTTWRPNPAAPVDIIYSNAVFQWIGGHETILPRLADLLPEGGSFAIQMPDNLEEPSHVAMREVARSGPWAAKLAAAEASRTPIGSPSWYYSVLKAHVTRVDVWRTVYHHPLDGVDGIVEWFKGSGLRPFLALLETAEREAYLAAYRAAITPHYPPASDGKVLLAFPRLFIVATR, from the coding sequence ATGGACTGGTCAGCCAAGCAATATGTGAAATTCGAGGACGAACGCACCCGGCCGGCGCGCGACCTGCTGGCCGCGGTGCCGACCCATGACCCGCGCCGGGTGGTCGATCTCGGCTGCGGCCCGGGCAATACCACCGAACTGCTGCTGCAGCGCTTCCCGAAGGCGGAGATCGTCGGCATCGATTCCTCGCCCGACATGGTCACCAATGCCCGCGCACGGCTGCGCAATATCAGCTTCGAGGTGGCCGACCTCACGACATGGCGGCCCAACCCCGCGGCACCCGTCGACATCATCTATTCGAATGCGGTGTTCCAGTGGATCGGCGGCCACGAAACGATTCTGCCGCGGCTGGCCGATCTCCTGCCCGAAGGCGGCAGCTTTGCCATCCAGATGCCCGACAATCTCGAGGAGCCGAGCCATGTCGCCATGCGCGAGGTCGCCCGTTCCGGGCCCTGGGCGGCCAAGCTCGCTGCCGCCGAGGCGAGCCGCACGCCGATCGGCTCGCCATCCTGGTACTACAGCGTGCTGAAGGCGCATGTGACGCGCGTCGACGTCTGGCGTACGGTCTATCACCACCCGCTCGACGGGGTCGACGGCATCGTCGAATGGTTCAAGGGTTCGGGGCTGAGGCCGTTCCTGGCCCTGCTCGAGACCGCTGAGCGCGAAGCCTATCTGGCCGCCTACCGGGCGGCGATCACCCCCCACTATCCGCCGGCCAGCGACGGCAAGGTGCTTCTGGCCTTCCCGCGCCTCTTCATCGTCGCGACCCGCTGA
- a CDS encoding N-formylglutamate amidohydrolase, translating to MNPVTVIAGDGPLILGQPHVGTMIPPEVSVALNDLGRSVPDTDWWIGELYAGIAQRTGATIVRQDISRFVIDVNRDPSGVSLYPGQNTTTLCPTTTFDAEPIYRDGAEPDAAEIGRRRQVYFEPFHAAMAAAIEATRIRHGYCVLYDCHSIRSVVPNLFPGTLPVFNIGTNDGRACDPAITDAAVSAAKTSGLSFVANGRFKGGWITRHYGAPERGVHAVQMELAQSAYMLESPPWTFATEVAAATERHLDRIVAAILAAAAGLKA from the coding sequence ATGAACCCGGTTACCGTCATTGCCGGCGACGGCCCGCTCATCCTCGGCCAGCCGCATGTCGGCACCATGATTCCGCCCGAGGTCTCGGTCGCGCTCAACGATCTCGGCCGCTCGGTGCCCGACACCGACTGGTGGATCGGCGAGCTCTATGCCGGCATCGCGCAGCGCACCGGCGCGACCATCGTGCGCCAGGACATTTCGCGTTTCGTGATCGACGTGAACCGGGACCCCTCGGGGGTTTCGCTTTATCCGGGCCAGAACACCACGACGCTCTGCCCGACCACGACCTTCGACGCCGAGCCGATCTATCGCGACGGCGCCGAGCCGGATGCCGCCGAGATCGGCCGCCGCCGCCAAGTCTATTTCGAGCCGTTCCACGCCGCCATGGCGGCCGCGATCGAAGCGACGCGCATCCGCCACGGCTATTGCGTGCTCTACGACTGCCACTCGATCCGCTCGGTCGTGCCGAACCTGTTTCCCGGCACCTTGCCGGTGTTCAACATCGGCACCAATGACGGCCGCGCCTGCGATCCGGCGATCACCGACGCCGCAGTGAGCGCGGCCAAGACCTCCGGGCTCAGCTTCGTCGCCAATGGCCGGTTCAAGGGCGGCTGGATCACCCGCCACTACGGCGCGCCGGAACGGGGCGTGCACGCGGTGCAGATGGAGCTCGCCCAGTCCGCCTACATGCTGGAGAGCCCGCCCTGGACCTTCGCGACCGAGGTCGCCGCCGCGACGGAGCGCCATCTCGACCGGATCGTCGCGGCTATTCTCGCCGCCGCCGCCGGACTGAAGGCCTGA
- a CDS encoding Bacterial SH3 domain protein, with protein sequence MRHAFAGWALVALALSLFAGPSRLEAAEITGSLGSQTRLPVPRFVSLKSERVNARMGPTRDHEVVWIYQRAGLPVEVTAEFENWRRIRDRDGTETWVFHSMLSGKRTGIVQAQRGHETELVPLMDRAGGSRVVARLEANVQGQVRSCNRTWCRFYGEGFDGWIEQNRLWGVYPNEQID encoded by the coding sequence ATGCGTCATGCCTTTGCCGGTTGGGCCCTCGTCGCCCTCGCCCTGAGCCTGTTCGCCGGACCGTCCCGCCTCGAAGCGGCGGAGATCACGGGTTCGCTGGGTTCGCAGACCCGTCTGCCGGTGCCGCGTTTCGTCAGCCTGAAGTCGGAACGGGTCAATGCCCGCATGGGCCCGACGCGCGACCACGAGGTCGTCTGGATCTACCAGCGTGCCGGCCTGCCGGTGGAGGTGACCGCCGAATTCGAGAACTGGCGGCGCATTCGCGATCGCGACGGCACCGAGACCTGGGTGTTCCATTCGATGCTGTCGGGCAAGCGTACCGGCATCGTGCAGGCGCAGCGCGGCCATGAGACCGAGCTGGTGCCGCTGATGGACCGCGCGGGCGGCAGCCGTGTCGTCGCGCGGCTCGAGGCCAATGTCCAGGGCCAGGTGCGCTCCTGCAACCGCACCTGGTGCCGCTTCTATGGCGAGGGTTTCGACGGCTGGATCGAGCAGAACCGGCTCTGGGGCGTCTATCCGAACGAACAGATCGACTGA
- a CDS encoding Glycerate dehydrogenase, which produces MAIRKKPLVVVTRKLPETVEARMRELFETRLNVDDSAMSQDDLATAVKVADVIVPTVTDRIDAALLSQAGPQLRLIAQFGNGVDNIDVATAVQRGITVTNTPGVLTEDTADMTMALILAVPRRLAEGLEVLEHGEWHGWSPTWMLGKRIHGKRLGIIGMGRIGRALAKRASAFGMQIHYHNRRRLPEKIEQELSATYWESLDQMLARMDIVSVNCPHTPATYHLLSARRLKLLSKDAFIVNTARGEIIDEVALTRMIEAGDLAGAGLDVFEHEPAVNPRLIKLAKAGKVVLLPHMGSATVEGRIDMGEKVIVNIKAFMDGHKPPDRVLPSML; this is translated from the coding sequence ATGGCGATCCGCAAGAAGCCGCTCGTCGTCGTGACGCGCAAGCTGCCGGAAACGGTCGAGGCGCGCATGCGCGAGCTCTTCGAGACCCGGTTGAATGTCGACGACTCCGCCATGAGCCAGGACGACCTGGCCACCGCGGTCAAGGTTGCCGATGTCATCGTACCGACCGTCACCGACCGGATCGACGCTGCCCTCCTGTCGCAGGCCGGTCCGCAGCTCCGGCTGATCGCCCAGTTCGGCAACGGCGTCGACAATATCGACGTGGCGACCGCCGTTCAGCGCGGCATCACGGTCACCAACACGCCGGGCGTCCTGACCGAGGACACCGCCGACATGACCATGGCGCTGATCCTCGCCGTGCCGCGCCGGCTCGCCGAGGGCCTGGAAGTGCTCGAGCACGGCGAGTGGCACGGCTGGTCGCCGACCTGGATGCTCGGCAAGCGCATCCATGGCAAGCGCCTGGGCATTATCGGCATGGGCCGCATCGGGCGGGCGCTCGCCAAGCGCGCCAGCGCCTTCGGCATGCAGATCCACTATCACAACCGTCGGCGCCTGCCGGAAAAGATCGAGCAGGAGCTGTCGGCGACCTATTGGGAGAGCCTCGACCAGATGCTCGCCCGCATGGACATCGTCTCGGTCAACTGCCCGCACACGCCGGCGACCTACCATCTCCTGTCGGCGCGGCGGCTGAAGCTGCTCAGCAAGGACGCCTTCATCGTCAACACCGCCCGCGGCGAGATCATCGACGAGGTGGCTTTGACGCGCATGATCGAGGCCGGCGATCTCGCCGGCGCCGGGCTCGACGTGTTCGAGCACGAGCCGGCGGTCAATCCGCGCCTGATCAAGCTCGCCAAGGCGGGCAAGGTGGTGCTGCTGCCGCATATGGGCTCGGCCACGGTCGAGGGCCGCATCGACATGGGCGAGAAGGTGATCGTCAACATCAAGGCCTTCATGGACGGCCACAAGCCGCCGGACCGCGTGTTGCCGAGCATGCTCTGA
- the moeZ gene encoding putative adenylyltransferase/sulfurtransferase MoeZ: MLSPQELERYARHIVLREIGGPGQQKLGRARVLVIGAGGLGAPLLLYLAAAGVGTIGIVDDDAVSLSNLQRQVIHATPDLGLLKTESAAGAIRRLNPHVEVIAHIARLTAANARELVRGYDLVADGSDNFSTRYAVSDACFHEGKPLVTAAIGTFDATLTTIRGHEKGADGTPNPTYRCLFPDAPPPGMVPTCSEVGVIGALAGVVGSMMALEVIREIVGFGQGLVGRLMMIDMRDMRFETIRYRWDPDNPLSGAKAEAPA; encoded by the coding sequence ATGCTGTCGCCTCAGGAACTGGAACGCTACGCCCGCCACATCGTGCTGCGCGAGATCGGCGGCCCGGGCCAGCAGAAGCTCGGCCGGGCTCGGGTTCTGGTCATCGGTGCCGGCGGCCTCGGCGCCCCGCTCCTGCTCTATCTCGCCGCGGCCGGGGTCGGCACGATCGGCATCGTCGACGACGATGCGGTGTCGCTGTCCAACCTGCAGCGCCAGGTGATCCATGCCACGCCCGATCTCGGCCTGCTCAAGACGGAAAGCGCGGCCGGTGCCATCCGCCGGCTCAATCCGCATGTCGAGGTGATCGCTCATATCGCCCGGCTGACCGCGGCCAATGCCCGCGAACTGGTGCGCGGCTACGATCTCGTCGCCGACGGCTCGGACAATTTCTCGACGCGTTATGCCGTGTCCGACGCCTGCTTCCACGAAGGCAAGCCGCTGGTCACGGCGGCCATCGGCACGTTCGACGCGACGCTCACCACCATCCGCGGCCATGAAAAGGGTGCCGACGGTACGCCCAATCCCACCTATCGCTGCCTGTTTCCCGACGCCCCGCCGCCCGGCATGGTGCCAACCTGCTCGGAAGTCGGCGTCATCGGCGCGCTCGCCGGCGTGGTCGGCTCGATGATGGCGCTGGAGGTCATCCGCGAGATCGTCGGCTTCGGCCAGGGCCTTGTCGGCCGGCTGATGATGATCGACATGCGCGACATGCGCTTCGAGACGATCCGCTACCGCTGGGATCCCGACAATCCGCTGAGCGGCGCAAAAGCCGAAGCGCCGGCGTGA
- the korB_2 gene encoding 2-oxoglutarate oxidoreductase subunit KorB: MSDAVSSSRLDRRAVVARLLAERGDLLVVTGLGSPTYDVAAAGDHPRNVYLWGAMGGTAAMALGLALARPETPVVAVTGDGEMLMGMGSFATIALQQPKNLSIVVLDNGLYGETGGQASHTVRTDLAAVAQACGIADTRRITDMEEVGRLAGRIGAIGEGPMVAVVAIDRAETERVLPTRDGHAIRVRVRQALGLPIG; this comes from the coding sequence ATGAGCGATGCAGTCTCTTCGAGCCGGCTCGACCGGCGCGCCGTCGTCGCCCGGCTGCTCGCCGAGCGCGGCGATCTCCTGGTCGTAACCGGCCTCGGCTCGCCGACCTATGACGTCGCCGCCGCCGGCGACCACCCGCGCAACGTCTATCTCTGGGGCGCCATGGGCGGCACGGCGGCCATGGCGCTGGGCCTCGCCCTGGCGCGGCCGGAGACGCCGGTGGTTGCCGTCACCGGCGACGGCGAAATGCTCATGGGCATGGGTTCCTTCGCCACCATCGCGCTGCAGCAGCCGAAGAACCTGAGCATTGTCGTGCTCGACAACGGCCTCTACGGCGAGACCGGCGGCCAGGCGAGCCATACCGTCCGCACCGATCTTGCCGCGGTCGCCCAGGCCTGCGGCATTGCCGATACGCGGCGCATCACCGATATGGAGGAGGTCGGGCGGCTCGCCGGCCGCATCGGCGCCATCGGCGAGGGCCCCATGGTCGCAGTCGTCGCGATCGACCGGGCCGAGACGGAACGCGTGCTGCCGACGCGGGACGGCCATGCCATCAGGGTCAGGGTGCGGCAGGCCCTGGGATTGCCGATCGGCTGA
- the Hgd_3 gene encoding 2-(hydroxymethyl)glutarate dehydrogenase has protein sequence MTVGFIGLGRMGRGMASNLQTKGFQLVVHDVAETPIVALEALGARRGTPAAIAAEADIVVTMLPTGREVGEVVLAPGGVLDHARPGTLILDMSTIDPDTTDRLHAETRRRGMTAVDAPVGRLAWHADRGESLFMVGADDADYQRVLPLLKAMGTTIHHSGGPGAGTRMKLVNNYLAIILCQLNAEALSLSQRFGLDLARTLDVLYGTTATNGQLKVNWPNKVLAGDTEPGFTIDLAHKDLSLIVQAANAARVPVPVAAAAREAFSTARARGYGQNDFSAMVDVLCDMAQIERARLPDGYKPPA, from the coding sequence ATGACCGTCGGATTCATCGGGCTCGGACGCATGGGACGGGGCATGGCCTCGAACCTCCAGACCAAGGGCTTCCAGCTCGTCGTGCACGATGTCGCGGAAACGCCGATCGTCGCGCTCGAGGCGCTCGGCGCCCGGCGCGGCACACCGGCCGCGATCGCTGCCGAGGCCGATATCGTGGTCACCATGCTGCCGACCGGCCGCGAGGTCGGCGAGGTGGTGCTGGCGCCGGGCGGCGTCCTGGACCATGCCCGGCCGGGCACGCTGATCCTGGACATGTCGACCATCGATCCGGACACCACCGACCGGCTGCACGCCGAAACGCGCCGGCGCGGCATGACCGCGGTCGATGCCCCGGTCGGACGCCTTGCCTGGCATGCCGACCGCGGCGAGAGCCTGTTCATGGTCGGCGCCGACGATGCCGACTACCAGCGCGTCCTGCCGCTGCTGAAGGCCATGGGCACCACCATCCACCATTCCGGCGGCCCAGGCGCGGGCACGCGCATGAAGCTCGTCAACAACTACCTCGCCATCATCCTCTGCCAGCTCAACGCCGAGGCGCTGTCGCTGTCGCAGCGGTTCGGGCTCGACCTCGCCCGGACGCTGGACGTGCTCTACGGCACCACAGCGACCAATGGCCAGCTCAAGGTCAACTGGCCGAACAAGGTGCTGGCCGGCGACACCGAACCCGGCTTTACCATCGACCTCGCCCATAAGGACCTGTCGCTGATCGTCCAGGCCGCCAATGCGGCGCGCGTCCCGGTGCCGGTCGCGGCCGCTGCGCGCGAGGCCTTCTCCACGGCACGGGCGCGGGGCTACGGCCAGAACGACTTCTCCGCCATGGTCGACGTGCTCTGCGACATGGCGCAGATCGAGCGGGCGCGGCTGCCGGACGGTTACAAGCCGCCAGCCTGA
- a CDS encoding PD-(D/E)XK nuclease superfamily protein — MPTRPHVLTIPASRPHLKSLAAAILDGRVVAGWPDPADPLSLAAGTVLLPNRRACRAMHEAFLAVAGSAAMLLPRIAPIGDIDEDEWDFADPDPLETLGIEAIGPAMGALDRRLTLAGLVRAWAASVDRAVLKLSAADPLIVSASTADALALAADLMRLMDQVATERVPWSNLDRIVETGLDTFWSMTRSFLAIATEAWPAHLAANGLEEPAVRRDRLIAAETVRLAAAPGPIVAAGSTGSILATRDLLKAIAHHPRGALVLPGLDQALDAASWEAIGGSAGPVAHGHPQFGLKRLIDHVGIARDEVVPLLPPDRHGRESLMSEVMRPAVTTELWGESDLRATADMLDGLTVIDAANERDEALAIALTLREIAEDPKASAAVVTPDRALARRVLAELARWNVTVDDSGGQPLAGSAVATVARLAAALAFGDPAPATLLALIGHPALDHDHDPPRRAAAIAAIELRALRGLRPSGGLAGYAARLAAAKPSAAAAAAKPSASPAAADAPSRVGAQALADGRALLARVIVALAPLAALAERSEAPLAEFAAAHAASLDALGLAAEAGGGEEIAALLAKASGGTAEGFAIAPRDYGAAFDALIATETIRMPARPGARIRVLGLPEARLLEADTVILSGLVEGSWPGEAKLDPWLNRAMRGAFGIDPPERRIGLAAHDFCQLIGNRRVVMTRAAKSGGVPTVRSRWLQRFAAVIGAEAWQTLAGRGAAVLALAQRLDQPAAIRPVPRVAPAPPVELRPAQLSVTAIETWLRDPYAIYAQHVLKLRALAALDEAPGAAERGTVIHGVLAAYTQEVEAGAAIGDPVARLVALGRAHFAPYWDDPSVRAVWWPRFLRIAAWFAAEDAARRADLQAVHAEIKGHAEWETPAGRRFRLTTSADRIDIRKDGMAEIVDYKTGLPPSAAQVQSGLAPQLALEAAIMKAGGFHGIPPDLPVGALVYARLGGRDPAGEFLPVRITELSPDELVAETMARLRALVAAFENPRQGYLSWAIPQFVGGRSNDYAHLARVKEWSAASGEAGE; from the coding sequence ATGCCGACCCGTCCGCACGTCCTGACGATTCCCGCCTCCCGGCCGCACCTGAAGAGCCTCGCCGCAGCGATCCTTGATGGCCGGGTGGTGGCCGGCTGGCCCGATCCGGCCGATCCCCTGTCGCTCGCCGCGGGTACGGTGCTGCTGCCCAACCGGCGTGCCTGCCGGGCCATGCACGAGGCCTTCCTTGCCGTCGCCGGCAGCGCGGCCATGCTCCTGCCGCGCATCGCGCCGATCGGCGACATCGACGAGGACGAGTGGGATTTCGCCGATCCCGACCCCCTGGAGACGCTCGGCATCGAAGCGATCGGCCCGGCCATGGGCGCGCTCGACCGGCGCCTGACGCTGGCCGGCCTGGTGCGCGCCTGGGCGGCGAGCGTCGACCGCGCGGTCCTGAAGCTCTCCGCCGCCGATCCGCTCATCGTCTCGGCCTCGACCGCCGACGCCCTGGCGCTCGCCGCCGACCTGATGCGCCTGATGGACCAGGTCGCGACCGAGCGTGTGCCCTGGTCCAATCTCGACCGGATCGTCGAGACCGGGCTCGACACGTTCTGGAGCATGACGCGCAGCTTCCTGGCCATCGCGACCGAGGCCTGGCCGGCGCATCTGGCCGCCAACGGCCTCGAGGAGCCGGCGGTCCGGCGCGACCGGCTGATCGCGGCCGAGACGGTCCGGCTCGCGGCCGCTCCCGGCCCGATCGTCGCCGCCGGCTCGACCGGCTCGATCCTTGCCACACGCGACCTCCTGAAGGCGATCGCCCATCATCCGCGCGGCGCGCTGGTCCTGCCGGGCCTTGATCAGGCGCTCGATGCCGCCTCCTGGGAGGCGATCGGCGGCAGCGCCGGCCCGGTCGCGCACGGCCATCCGCAGTTCGGCCTCAAGCGGCTGATCGATCATGTCGGCATTGCGCGGGACGAGGTCGTGCCGCTGCTGCCACCCGATCGCCACGGCCGCGAAAGCCTGATGTCGGAGGTCATGCGGCCGGCGGTCACCACCGAATTGTGGGGCGAGAGCGATCTCCGCGCGACCGCTGACATGCTCGACGGGCTGACCGTGATCGACGCGGCCAACGAACGCGACGAGGCGCTCGCCATCGCGCTGACCTTGCGCGAGATCGCGGAGGACCCGAAGGCGAGCGCGGCCGTCGTGACGCCCGACCGGGCGCTCGCCCGCCGCGTTCTGGCCGAGCTGGCGCGCTGGAACGTGACCGTCGACGATTCCGGCGGCCAGCCGCTGGCCGGCTCGGCAGTGGCCACCGTCGCGCGGCTCGCCGCGGCGCTCGCCTTCGGCGACCCCGCTCCGGCGACGCTGCTCGCGCTGATCGGCCATCCCGCGCTCGATCACGATCACGATCCGCCGCGCCGCGCCGCGGCCATCGCGGCGATCGAACTCCGCGCGCTCAGGGGCCTGCGGCCGTCAGGCGGTCTTGCCGGCTATGCCGCGCGCCTCGCCGCGGCCAAGCCTTCCGCCGCCGCCGCGGCGGCCAAGCCTTCGGCCTCGCCGGCGGCGGCCGATGCGCCGAGCCGGGTCGGCGCGCAGGCGCTTGCCGACGGCCGCGCGCTGCTCGCCCGCGTAATCGTTGCGCTCGCTCCGCTTGCTGCCCTCGCGGAACGGAGCGAAGCGCCCCTGGCGGAGTTTGCGGCGGCCCATGCCGCGAGCCTCGACGCCCTCGGCCTCGCGGCGGAGGCCGGCGGCGGTGAGGAGATCGCTGCCCTGCTCGCCAAGGCGAGCGGCGGCACGGCCGAAGGTTTCGCCATCGCGCCGCGCGACTATGGTGCCGCCTTCGATGCGCTCATCGCCACCGAGACGATCCGGATGCCGGCCCGGCCCGGCGCGCGCATCCGCGTGCTCGGCCTGCCGGAAGCGCGCCTGCTCGAGGCCGATACCGTCATCCTGTCCGGTCTCGTGGAGGGGTCCTGGCCGGGCGAGGCCAAGCTCGATCCGTGGCTCAACCGGGCGATGCGCGGCGCCTTCGGCATCGACCCGCCGGAGCGGCGCATCGGCCTTGCCGCGCACGACTTCTGCCAGCTCATCGGCAACCGCCGCGTCGTCATGACCCGCGCGGCCAAGAGCGGCGGCGTGCCGACGGTCAGGTCGCGCTGGCTGCAGCGCTTCGCCGCCGTCATCGGCGCTGAGGCCTGGCAGACGCTCGCCGGCCGGGGCGCGGCAGTGCTGGCGCTCGCCCAGCGGCTCGATCAGCCGGCGGCGATCCGCCCGGTCCCACGGGTGGCGCCGGCGCCACCCGTGGAGCTGAGGCCGGCGCAACTCTCGGTCACGGCGATCGAGACCTGGCTGCGCGATCCCTATGCCATCTATGCGCAGCACGTCCTGAAGCTGCGGGCGCTGGCCGCGCTCGACGAGGCGCCGGGCGCGGCCGAGCGCGGCACGGTCATCCACGGCGTGCTGGCCGCCTATACGCAGGAGGTGGAAGCCGGCGCGGCCATCGGCGATCCGGTGGCGCGGCTCGTGGCGCTCGGCCGCGCGCATTTCGCGCCCTATTGGGATGATCCGAGCGTCAGGGCGGTGTGGTGGCCACGGTTCCTGCGCATCGCCGCCTGGTTCGCCGCCGAGGATGCTGCCCGGCGCGCCGACCTCCAGGCGGTGCACGCCGAGATCAAGGGCCATGCCGAATGGGAGACGCCGGCCGGCCGGCGCTTCCGGCTGACCACATCGGCCGACCGCATCGACATCCGCAAGGACGGCATGGCCGAGATCGTCGACTACAAGACCGGCCTGCCGCCGAGCGCCGCCCAGGTCCAGTCGGGCCTCGCGCCGCAGCTCGCGCTGGAGGCGGCGATCATGAAGGCCGGCGGCTTCCATGGCATTCCGCCGGACCTGCCGGTCGGCGCGCTCGTCTATGCCCGGCTCGGCGGCCGCGACCCAGCCGGCGAATTCCTGCCGGTCAGGATCACCGAGCTGAGCCCGGACGAGCTCGTCGCCGAGACCATGGCGCGGCTGAGGGCGCTGGTCGCGGCCTTCGAAAATCCGCGCCAGGGCTATCTCTCCTGGGCCATCCCGCAATTCGTCGGCGGTCGCTCCAACGACTATGCCCATCTCGCGCGGGTCAAGGAATGGTCGGCCGCCTCCGGGGAGGCAGGCGAATGA